The Candidatus Caldatribacterium sp. nucleotide sequence ATACGAGGCGTTACTCTTTGGGGCACATGCGACGTACACCGTTGCCTGGGCAAGGGCAAGCCTTCCTTCAGGTTCACCGAGGAAATCGAAAGCCTCCCTTGCTGCAAGGGCAAGGAGCAACGCCTGGGGGTCAGCGTTCCCTACATCTTCTGAGGCACAAGCGATAAGCCGTCGCAGGATTGCATGAGGATCCTCTCCTGCCTCAAGCATTCGAGCAAGCCAGTATAAAGCTGCATCAGGGTCGCTTCCCCGCAGGCTCTTGTGGTAAGCCGAAAGGAGATTGTAATGCTCTTCCCCTGTTTTATCGTAGAGATAAGAAGTTCGCTGAAATGTAGCTTCAAGGAAAGAAACGTCAACGGCTTTCTTTTTTTCTTCCCGAGCAAGGAGAGCAGCGGCTTCGAGCATATTGAGGGCTTGGCGGGCATCACCGTCGGCAAGATGGGCAATCCACTGGAGAGCTTCTTCCTCGAAAGGTGGTGCCTTACCCTTGAGGCCCCTCTCCTCCTCGAGGGCTCGCTGCAGCAACGCGATAAGGTCCTCAGATGGGATTTTTCGAAAGAGGATAACTTGCGACCTCGAAAGGAGGGGAGGAATAATCTCAAAGGAGGGATTTTCAGTTGTGGACCCAATAAGCGTAACGATGCCCTCTTCCACATAAGGGAGAAGAAGGCTCTGCTGTCCCTTGTGGAACCGATGGATTTCGTCGATAAAAAAGACCGTCTTCTTGCCTTTGAACTTTAAGGTGTTCTCTGCATCCTGGACCGCTTCCCGTATTTCCTTCACCCCAGAGGCTACAGCACTGAGGGAAATGATTTGATACCCACACGCCTCGGCAAGAATAAAGGCAACAGAAGTCTTTCCTGTTCCCGGAGGACCCCAGAAGATGAGAGAAGGAAGAAAACGA carries:
- a CDS encoding replication-associated recombination protein A — protein: MRPRTLDEVVGQPHLTGPEGFLRRIVQARFLPSLIFWGPPGTGKTSVAFILAEACGYQIISLSAVASGVKEIREAVQDAENTLKFKGKKTVFFIDEIHRFHKGQQSLLLPYVEEGIVTLIGSTTENPSFEIIPPLLSRSQVILFRKIPSEDLIALLQRALEEERGLKGKAPPFEEEALQWIAHLADGDARQALNMLEAAALLAREEKKKAVDVSFLEATFQRTSYLYDKTGEEHYNLLSAYHKSLRGSDPDAALYWLARMLEAGEDPHAILRRLIACASEDVGNADPQALLLALAAREAFDFLGEPEGRLALAQATVYVACAPKSNASYRALQEAIEDVRKHGSLPVPLHLRNAPTDLLRKMGYAKEYRYVHDFPEGFVEQDYFPQALGKRVYYRPTRRGYEKILAERLAILWGDRSDL